From the Malus domestica chromosome 17, GDT2T_hap1 genome, one window contains:
- the LOC103410169 gene encoding uncharacterized protein yields the protein MDKDWLTFSRPSTEYREGAQKFVQVAKEYGGNRDKIICPCIICQNQCFQLPAIVYEHLVINGIDPSYTTWVFHGEQEPILQQHDYANVTETYQMYRDVLAEDDGTGKANLLIGDENFKQKVEEAEAPLYEGCTKYTKLSATVVLYKIKASNGATDKLFDELLQALKDMFPEGNTLPNSMNSTKKLLKVFDLGFEKIDACVNDCCLFWKDFEQLETCPKCGSSRWQVGKRNNHIYKGVSAKVLRYFPIIPRFKRMFKDDDMAKDLTWHHTNKSQDGKMRHPVDSPAWESIDTRYPDFASDPRNLRLGLATDGFNPFRQLSSRYSCWPVILVTYNLPPWLAMSKENLMLTLIIPGKKQPGNDIDVYLQPLIEDLCVLWNEGVGVFDATTNSTFNLRAILMWTISDYPAYGNLAGCFTKGRFACVACGANTRSLRLPFSKKHVYTGNRRFLPPSHEFRKKGKWFDGNDDIGQKPRVLTGEEVLYASEAAGRDWGKKSTTQKGTKRKMSVKKGVQTTGSDPINIWKKKSIFFDLPYWKKLCLRHNLDIMRIEKNVCESIVGTLLHIKGKSKDGLNCRKDLKELGIRHDLCITEEKGKKTKLPPALHNFSKAEKHIFCKRLFDMKAEIKTPCKTNVGQPSPVTPRPSEQLGGTEGLPSFRSPKKAETYVGQHSPVTPRPSEQLAGTEGLPSFRSPKKAETYVGQHSPMTPRPSKPLAGTEGLSSFRYPKKVEIKSPYPTLVGQPSPVTPRP from the exons ATGGACAAAGATTGGCTAACATTTTCGAG ACCATCAACAGAATACAGAGAGGGTGCACAAAAGTTTGTACAAGTAGCTAAAGAATATGGAGGAAATCGAGATAAGATCATTTGCCCGTGTATAATATGTCAAAACCAATGTTTTCAACTACCTGCGATTGTGTATGAACACTTGGTTATAAATGGAATAGATCCTTCATATACTACTTGGGTGTTCCATGGTGAACAAGAACCTATTCTTCAACAACATGACTATGCCAACGTGACAGAAACATATCAGATGTATAGGGATGTCTTGGCTGAAGATGATGGAACTGGAAAAGCAAACTTGCTAATTGGAGatgagaatttcaaacaaaaggttGAAGAAGCTGAAGCTCCTTTATATGAAGGTTGTACGAAATACACAAAGTTGTCAGCAACTGTAGTTTTATACAAGATTAAAGCTTCAAATGGTGCAACCGACAAGCTTTTTGACGAGCTCCTCCAAGCCTTAAAGGACATGTTTCCGGAAGGTAATACACTTCCGAATTCAATGAATTCGACAAAGAAGTTACTTAAGGTGTTTGATTTAGGGTTCGAGAAAATAGATGCATGTGTAAATGATTGCTGCTTATTTTGGAAAGACTTTGAACAACTTGAGACGTGTCCAAAGTGTGGTTCTTCACGTTGGCAGGTTGGTAAACGTAATAATCACATTTACAAAGGAGTTTCTGCAAAGGTGTTGCGCTACTTTCCTATTATACCAAGATTTAAGCGAATGTTTAAGGATGATGACATGGCCAAAGACTTAACATGGCATCATACCAACAAAAGTCAGGATGGTAAGATGCGACATCCAGTTGATTCGCCAGCATGGGAGTCTATTGACACTAGATATCCTGATTTTGCCTCAGATCCACGAAACTTGAGACTTGGTTTAGCTACAGATGGATTTAACCCATTCCGCCAGCTAAGCTCTAGATATAGTTGTTGGCCAGTTATATTAGTTACATACAATCTTCCTCCATGGTTAGCCATGTCGAAAGAGAATTTGATGTTGACGTTAATAATTCCTGGGAAGAAACAACCCGGAAATGATATTGATGTTTACTTGCAACCACTCATAGAAGATTTATGTGTGTTATGGAATGAAGGAGTGGGTGTATTTGATGCAACTACAAATTCTACTTTCAATTTGAGGGCTATTTTGATGTGGACAATCAGTGATTATCCCGCTTATGGTAACTTGGCTGGATGTTTTACAAAGGGCAGGTTTGCTTGTGTGGCATGTGGTGCTAACACGCGATCTTTGAGGTTGCCGTTTAGTAAGAAGCATGTATATACCGGCAATAGAAGATTTCTTCCACCTTCTCATGAGTTTCGCAAGAAGGGTAAATGGTTTGATGGGAATGATGATATTGGGCAAAAACCAAGGGTATTGACAGGTGAAGAAGTTTTATATGCTTCCGAAGCAGCTGGAAGGGATTGGGGAAAAAAGTCAACTACACAAAAAGGCACAAAAAGGAAGATGAGTGTAAAGAAAGGTGTACAGACAACAGGAAGTGATCCTATTAACATATggaaaaagaaatcaattttctttgatttgccGTATTGGAAG aaattatgtTTGAGGCATAATTTGGACATCATGCGCATAGAGAAAAATGTTTGTGAAAGTATTGTTGGCACATTGCTACATATTAAAGGTAAATCAAAGGATGGACTTAATTGTCGTAAAGATTTAAAGGAATTGGGTATTCGGCATGATTTATGCATAACtgaagagaaaggaaaaaagaCGAAACTACCTCCAGCACTTCACAACTTCTCTAAAGCAGAGAAACATATTTTCTGTAAGAGGTTGTTCGATATGAAG GCCGAAATCAAGACTCCATGCAAGACCAATGTGGGACAGCCCTCTCCGGTGACTCCAAGGCCATCAGAGCAGCTTGGCGGAACTGAGGGCTTGCCGAGCTTCCGTTCTCCCAAAaag GCCGAAACCTATGTGGGACAGCACTCTCCGGTGACTCCAAGGCCATCAGAGCAGCTTGCCGGAACTGAGGGCTTGCCGAGCTTCCGTTCTCCCAAAAag GCCGAAACCTATGTGGGACAGCACTCTCCGATGACTCCAAGGCCATCAAAGCCGCTCGCCGGAACTGAGGGCTTGTCGAGCTTCCGTTATCCCAAAaag GTCGAAATCAAGTCTCCGTACCCGACCTTGGTGGGACAGCCCTCTCCGGTGACTCCAAGGCCATGA
- the LOC139193497 gene encoding uncharacterized protein, which translates to MAINMGITALEVFGDSKLIINQLLTEYEVRKDDLVPYFRLATQLLQKFETVTLEHVPRKENQMADALANLASSMTLGEEETANVPICQIWVIPLVTEMLLDDTNVISVFPVDVEEWRHPLIDYLQHGKLPDDLDIVPKYVDEHLAFFTTKEHSTDALLKKYF; encoded by the coding sequence atggcgatcaacatgggAATCACAGCCCTTGAGGTATTTGGTGACTCTAAGCTCATAATTAATCAACTcttaactgaatatgaggtgaggaaagatgatctcgtcccatacttccggctggcaacTCAACTGCTACAAAAGTTCGAGACTGTgacactagaacatgtgccaagaaaagaaaatcaaatggcagacgctcttgcCAACCTAGCCTCAAGTATGACGCTAGGAGAAGAGGAAACTGCAAACGTGCCAATTTGCCAAATATGGGTGATCCCGCTAGTCACTGAAATGTTATtggatgatacaaatgtcatctcagtatttccagtcgatgttgaagaGTGGAGACATCCACTAATCGACTACCTGCAGCATGGAAAGCTTCCAGATGATCTAGACATCGTTCCGAAATAtgtcgacgagcacctcgctttctttactacaaaggaacactctaccgacgctcttttgaagaagtacttCTAA
- the LOC103405980 gene encoding meiosis-specific protein ASY3 isoform X2, whose product MEVDTRQYLRDDQTSNCRSFGSINHPSSQSRKISIGVVVDPSTKKTSGVTKEGEAVVPNAERVTYNLGNTTEEISKEQEVTAAKKTKQATDPEQVNSPCISTASFHQKMHTTDAVLHAKQSSDLPSGSGKEYKQDGTRNAPVTCSVPFSANQTSLFQSDGKKQKNFDGVSYRKRRVKDGSVELQDFTFATAQEVVMTDKDTLVNKTDATDKDVIVDKTDATEGRRTETLRKKLWEILGTVSSPDGQHSKSQPPEVADNNLNPQPEFDQMGATVVKPNNNSDIPEQKYDEKGDAFIKPRQNSDTIEMESESPDNIVRRPVTRSLSQKRGPTKKQQTSAKNGPSSVYKLKHQDNNIFSFEQECYGKLHGSSGGGSSMSMRKKSEVKSFRTESHGICLPEKGKPTKTQKEINRSEPQSSAKQTSSVGKKIGDFHGYLHENKREYQELEKNIQEQEVYQSPLQYKKFKAGFFTPANKDHEEDNGNPNLRKAANPEEDDLSPEFGIKTPVSTSSLSSIPNSDQMVDASSPAVTERRFSVGDIRSFSTFWTPKQDCCDNEQTKSFDSVEELQDSPLRKTTPDMEENAAEEGLLSSPSEEGDLRSCGEGSPIIQGHDWTEEDNWIEEPSEHNQVDGLARAVELFALELVKLKTKMKSATNRKSTEILVSVAAEVHMQLQTIESQIQTDIGKHTNLSKSKKKRLETRFEEQQEQLKVIYDKFKEQVNQHLQECKSTLEGLEVYQTEFKGTVDKQKASHRKLLMRVEEAIETQINDAQRKIQVTRRMARGKMLQLKHELALCLKDGILS is encoded by the exons ATGGAGGTGGATACACGGCAATACTTACGAGAT GACCAAACAAGCAATTGTAGGAGTTTTGGAAGCATTAATCATCCATCTAGTCAATCGAGAAAGATATCAATTGGAGTTGTGGTAGATCCATCAACCAAGAAAACGTCTGGAGTCACCAAGGAAGGTGAGGCTGTGGTGCCAAATGCAGAAAGGGTGACATATAACTTAGGCAATACCACAGAGGAAATAAGCAAGGAGCAAGAAGTCACAGCtgccaagaaaacaaaacaagctaCGGATCCAGAGCAGGTGAATTCCCCATGTATTAGTACTGCATCATTCCACCAGAAAATGCATACTACAGATGCCGTTCTTCATGCAAAACAGTCTTCTGATTTGCCATCTGGTAGTGGGAAGGAGTACAAACAGGATGGAACAAGGAATGCACCTGTTACATGTTCTGTTCCGTTTTCCGCAAACCAGACATCGTTATTCCAGTCTGATGGTAAGAAGCAGAAGAACTTTGATGGAGTTAGCTACAGAAAGAGGAGAGTGAAGGATGGATCAGTGGAACTTCAGGATTTCACATTTGCGACTGCACAGGAAGTCGTAATGACGGATAAGGATACACTAGTTAATAAAACAGATGCAACGGATAAGGATGTGATAGTGGATAAAACAGATGCAACAGAAGGCAGGAGAACTGAAACTCTCAGAAAAAAGCTTTGGGAGATATTGGGAACTGTTTCTTCGCCTGATGGTCAGCATTCCAAATCTCAGCCTCCTGAGGTTGCTGATAATAATTTAAATCCACAGCCGGAATTTGATCAAATGGGTGCCACAGTTGTCAAGCCTAACAATAACTCTGATATACCAGAGCAAAAATATGATGAGAAGGGTGATGCATTTATCAAACCCCGACAGAATTCAGATACTATAGAAATGGAATCTGAAAGTCCTGATAATATTGTAAGGAGACCTGTGACTCGTTCTTTGAGCCAAAAGAGAGGTCCAACCAAAAAACAGCAGACAAGTGCAAAAAATGGTCCATCCTCTGTTTACAAACTGAAACATCAAGACAACAACATATTTTCCTTTGAACAAGAATGTTATGGGAAGCTTCATGGCTCTTCTGGTGGTGGATCCTCAATGTCTATGCGGAAGAAGAGCGAGGTCAAAAGTTTCAGAACTGAGTCGCATGGGATCTGCCTTCCTGAAAAGGGTAAACCAACCAAGACTCAGAAAGAGATTAATAGGAGTGAGCCACAATCATCTGCTAAGCAAACAAGTTCTGTAGGCAAGAAAATAGGAGATTTTCATGGTTACCTACATGAGAATAAAAGAGAATATCAGGAACTGGAAAAAAATATTCAAGAGCAGGAAGTCTACCAATCACCACTCCAATACAAGAAATTTAAGGCGGGTTTTTTCACTCCAGCAAATAAAGACCACGAGGAAGACAATGGCAATCCAAACTTGAGGAAAGCTGCCAATCCAGAAGAAGATGATCTAAGTCCCGAATTTGGAATTAAAACACCCGTGTCAACTTCTTCCCTTAGCTCAATCCCAAACTCAGACCAAATGGTAGATGCTAGTAGTCCTGCTGTAACAGAGAGGAGATTTAGTGTCGGAGATATTCGAAGTTTCAGTACTTTCTGGACTCCAAAACAAGATTGTTGTGATAATGAACAAACAAAATCTTTT GATTCTGTAGAGGAACTCCAGGATTCGCCATTGAGAAAAACAACACCTGACATGGAAGAAAATGCGGCAGAAGAAGGCCTTCTTTCGTCACCATCTGAAGAGGGGGACTTGAGGAGTTGTGGAGAAGGTTCTCCTATTATCCAAGGACATGACT GGACTGAAGAAGACAACTGGATAGAGGAACCTTCAGAGCATAATCAAGTGGATGGACTGGCTAG GGCTGTTGAATTGTTTGCATTGGAATTAGTAAAACTTAAAACCAAAATGAAGTCTGCAACTAATAGGAAATCCACTGAAATTTTGGTATCTGTTGCCGCGGAGGTACATATGCAGCTGCAAACCATTGAGTCTCAGATTCAAACAGACAT AGGAAAGCATACAAACCTCagtaaatcaaagaaaaaaaggcTGGAAACAAGGTTTGAAG AGCAACAAGAACAACTGAAAGTGATTTATGACAAGTTCAAGGAACAAGTCAATCAGCATCTTCAGGAATGCAAGAGCACACTTGAAGGGCTGGAAGTGTACCAGACAGAGTTTAAGGGAACTGTTGATAAGCAAA AAGCATCACACAGAAAGCTTCTCATGCGAGTGGAAGAAGCAATTGAGACCCAAATCAACGATGCCCaaagaaaaatccaagtcacccGAAGG ATGGCGCGTGGAAAGATGCTCCAATTGAAACACGAACTGGCATTGTGTTTAAAAGACGGCATTCTAAGTTGA
- the LOC108171356 gene encoding FBD-associated F-box protein At5g38590-like codes for MACLHLPDLVTHNIIQILPTKAAVRMSFLSKQWEGVWCSSSVLDFDEGDYEESIDCRDNQGDKHRKFINILLRYLRSCGNDKQKKLKLLKLRLHMKGYLFREDPSIVDKLLTCSLDRNVKELDISLRLDRLFQRDWHENENYYCLSRTTFLDATSITTLNLAYVRIKDIRSANSGRPIDHISRLLPSLKTMSLNNVRFDRHALRSLIWECPCIEYLSLTSSSFEDDQEDALSMFYISSYSLKFLEVKYCKAQDIQVDHTVIVC; via the exons ATGGCATGCCTTCACTTACCTGACCTCGTTACGCACAATATCATCCAAATTCTTCCCACCAAAGCTGCCGTCCGTATGAGTTTTCTTTCCAAGCAATGGGAAGGTGTGTGGTGTTCGAGCTCCGTCTTGGATTTCGACGAGGGTGACTATGAGGAAAGCATTGATTGTCGAGACAACCAAGGTGATAAGCATAGGAAGTTCATCAACATCTTGCTAAGATATTTGAGATCTTGTGGGAATGATAAGCAAAAGAAGCTGAAGTTACTTAAACTGAGGCTTCATATGAAGGGCTACTTGTTTAGAGAGGACCCTAGCATCGTTGATAAGTTATTAACTTGTTCGTTAGACAGAAACGTCAAAGAGTTAGATATAAGCCTCCGACTTGATAGATTATTTCAGAGGGATTGGCATGAGAATGAAAACTACTACTGCTTATCTAGAACCACCTTTCTTGATGCAACATCTATAACTACTCTCAATTTGGCGTATGTGAGGATAAAGGACATACGCAGTGCCAACAGTGGACGTCCTATAGATCATATAAGCCGGCTTCTTCCCTCCTTGAAAACAATGTCCCTCAACAATGTTCGCTTTGACAGGCACGCCCTCCGTTCCTTAATTTGGGAGTGCCCTTGTATTGAATACTTGTCATTAACTTCATCTTCTTTCGAAGATGATCAAGAAGACGCACTCTCCATGTTTTATATTTCAAGTTACAGTCTCAAGTTCTTGGAAGTCAAGTACTGCAAGGCTCAAGATATTCAAGTTGACCACACG GTTATAGTTTGTTGA
- the LOC139193498 gene encoding uncharacterized protein yields MASNAMAAFQVPVLDNNNFDNWSIKMKAFLGAHDVWEVMEKGYTEPEDEATMSQPQKESLKESRKRDKKALYLIYQALDDNGFEKVSSATSAKQAWEKLQTSYKGAE; encoded by the coding sequence atggctagcaacgctatggcagccttccaagttccagtgctcgacaacaacaacttcgataattggagtatcaaaatgaaggcCTTTTTGGGAGCACACGATGTATGGGAAGTCATGGAGAAAGGCTACACTGAGCCAGAAGATGAAGCTACTATGTCCCAACCCCAGAAGGAGAGTTTGAAAGAGtcaagaaagagagacaagaaggctCTCTACCTCATCTACCAAGCATTAGATGACAATGGCTTTGAGAAGGTCTCGAGTGCAACCTCCGCCAAGCAAGCATGGGAGAAACTTCAAACCTCTTACAAAGGAGCCGAATAA
- the LOC103405980 gene encoding meiosis-specific protein ASY3 isoform X1, translating to MYFPPCIFIHIQTVHLSLSHTHTRSDSPSAEKLILKIELIEVTTAVLLLLCSQTMEVDTRQYLRDDQTSNCRSFGSINHPSSQSRKISIGVVVDPSTKKTSGVTKEGEAVVPNAERVTYNLGNTTEEISKEQEVTAAKKTKQATDPEQVNSPCISTASFHQKMHTTDAVLHAKQSSDLPSGSGKEYKQDGTRNAPVTCSVPFSANQTSLFQSDGKKQKNFDGVSYRKRRVKDGSVELQDFTFATAQEVVMTDKDTLVNKTDATDKDVIVDKTDATEGRRTETLRKKLWEILGTVSSPDGQHSKSQPPEVADNNLNPQPEFDQMGATVVKPNNNSDIPEQKYDEKGDAFIKPRQNSDTIEMESESPDNIVRRPVTRSLSQKRGPTKKQQTSAKNGPSSVYKLKHQDNNIFSFEQECYGKLHGSSGGGSSMSMRKKSEVKSFRTESHGICLPEKGKPTKTQKEINRSEPQSSAKQTSSVGKKIGDFHGYLHENKREYQELEKNIQEQEVYQSPLQYKKFKAGFFTPANKDHEEDNGNPNLRKAANPEEDDLSPEFGIKTPVSTSSLSSIPNSDQMVDASSPAVTERRFSVGDIRSFSTFWTPKQDCCDNEQTKSFDSVEELQDSPLRKTTPDMEENAAEEGLLSSPSEEGDLRSCGEGSPIIQGHDWTEEDNWIEEPSEHNQVDGLARAVELFALELVKLKTKMKSATNRKSTEILVSVAAEVHMQLQTIESQIQTDIGKHTNLSKSKKKRLETRFEEQQEQLKVIYDKFKEQVNQHLQECKSTLEGLEVYQTEFKGTVDKQKASHRKLLMRVEEAIETQINDAQRKIQVTRRMARGKMLQLKHELALCLKDGILS from the exons ATGTATTTCCCGCCTTGTATTTTCATACATATTCAAACtgtgcatctctctctctctcacacacacacacgctcaGATTCGCCGTCGGCagaaaaattgattttgaaaataGAATTAATTGAG GTCACAACTGCAGTTTTGCTGCTTCTTTGTTCTCAAACAATGGAGGTGGATACACGGCAATACTTACGAGAT GACCAAACAAGCAATTGTAGGAGTTTTGGAAGCATTAATCATCCATCTAGTCAATCGAGAAAGATATCAATTGGAGTTGTGGTAGATCCATCAACCAAGAAAACGTCTGGAGTCACCAAGGAAGGTGAGGCTGTGGTGCCAAATGCAGAAAGGGTGACATATAACTTAGGCAATACCACAGAGGAAATAAGCAAGGAGCAAGAAGTCACAGCtgccaagaaaacaaaacaagctaCGGATCCAGAGCAGGTGAATTCCCCATGTATTAGTACTGCATCATTCCACCAGAAAATGCATACTACAGATGCCGTTCTTCATGCAAAACAGTCTTCTGATTTGCCATCTGGTAGTGGGAAGGAGTACAAACAGGATGGAACAAGGAATGCACCTGTTACATGTTCTGTTCCGTTTTCCGCAAACCAGACATCGTTATTCCAGTCTGATGGTAAGAAGCAGAAGAACTTTGATGGAGTTAGCTACAGAAAGAGGAGAGTGAAGGATGGATCAGTGGAACTTCAGGATTTCACATTTGCGACTGCACAGGAAGTCGTAATGACGGATAAGGATACACTAGTTAATAAAACAGATGCAACGGATAAGGATGTGATAGTGGATAAAACAGATGCAACAGAAGGCAGGAGAACTGAAACTCTCAGAAAAAAGCTTTGGGAGATATTGGGAACTGTTTCTTCGCCTGATGGTCAGCATTCCAAATCTCAGCCTCCTGAGGTTGCTGATAATAATTTAAATCCACAGCCGGAATTTGATCAAATGGGTGCCACAGTTGTCAAGCCTAACAATAACTCTGATATACCAGAGCAAAAATATGATGAGAAGGGTGATGCATTTATCAAACCCCGACAGAATTCAGATACTATAGAAATGGAATCTGAAAGTCCTGATAATATTGTAAGGAGACCTGTGACTCGTTCTTTGAGCCAAAAGAGAGGTCCAACCAAAAAACAGCAGACAAGTGCAAAAAATGGTCCATCCTCTGTTTACAAACTGAAACATCAAGACAACAACATATTTTCCTTTGAACAAGAATGTTATGGGAAGCTTCATGGCTCTTCTGGTGGTGGATCCTCAATGTCTATGCGGAAGAAGAGCGAGGTCAAAAGTTTCAGAACTGAGTCGCATGGGATCTGCCTTCCTGAAAAGGGTAAACCAACCAAGACTCAGAAAGAGATTAATAGGAGTGAGCCACAATCATCTGCTAAGCAAACAAGTTCTGTAGGCAAGAAAATAGGAGATTTTCATGGTTACCTACATGAGAATAAAAGAGAATATCAGGAACTGGAAAAAAATATTCAAGAGCAGGAAGTCTACCAATCACCACTCCAATACAAGAAATTTAAGGCGGGTTTTTTCACTCCAGCAAATAAAGACCACGAGGAAGACAATGGCAATCCAAACTTGAGGAAAGCTGCCAATCCAGAAGAAGATGATCTAAGTCCCGAATTTGGAATTAAAACACCCGTGTCAACTTCTTCCCTTAGCTCAATCCCAAACTCAGACCAAATGGTAGATGCTAGTAGTCCTGCTGTAACAGAGAGGAGATTTAGTGTCGGAGATATTCGAAGTTTCAGTACTTTCTGGACTCCAAAACAAGATTGTTGTGATAATGAACAAACAAAATCTTTT GATTCTGTAGAGGAACTCCAGGATTCGCCATTGAGAAAAACAACACCTGACATGGAAGAAAATGCGGCAGAAGAAGGCCTTCTTTCGTCACCATCTGAAGAGGGGGACTTGAGGAGTTGTGGAGAAGGTTCTCCTATTATCCAAGGACATGACT GGACTGAAGAAGACAACTGGATAGAGGAACCTTCAGAGCATAATCAAGTGGATGGACTGGCTAG GGCTGTTGAATTGTTTGCATTGGAATTAGTAAAACTTAAAACCAAAATGAAGTCTGCAACTAATAGGAAATCCACTGAAATTTTGGTATCTGTTGCCGCGGAGGTACATATGCAGCTGCAAACCATTGAGTCTCAGATTCAAACAGACAT AGGAAAGCATACAAACCTCagtaaatcaaagaaaaaaaggcTGGAAACAAGGTTTGAAG AGCAACAAGAACAACTGAAAGTGATTTATGACAAGTTCAAGGAACAAGTCAATCAGCATCTTCAGGAATGCAAGAGCACACTTGAAGGGCTGGAAGTGTACCAGACAGAGTTTAAGGGAACTGTTGATAAGCAAA AAGCATCACACAGAAAGCTTCTCATGCGAGTGGAAGAAGCAATTGAGACCCAAATCAACGATGCCCaaagaaaaatccaagtcacccGAAGG ATGGCGCGTGGAAAGATGCTCCAATTGAAACACGAACTGGCATTGTGTTTAAAAGACGGCATTCTAAGTTGA